A genomic window from Aurantimicrobium photophilum includes:
- the tuf gene encoding elongation factor Tu has product MAKAKFERNKPHVNIGTIGHVDHGKTTLTAAISKVLADTYPSATNVQRDFASIDSAPEERQRGITINISHVEYETPKRHYAHVDAPGHADYIKNMITGAAQMDGAILVVAATDGPMAQTREHVLLAKQVGVPYLLVALNKSDMVDDEEILELVELEVRELLSSQGFDGDNAPVVRVSGLKALEGDAKWTQSILDLMEAVDSSVPDPVRDKDKPFLMPVEDVFTITGRGTVVTGRAERGTLLINSEVEIVGIRPTQKTTVTGIEMFHKQLDEAWAGENCGLLLRGTKREEVERGQVVVKPGSVTPHTNFEGTAYILSKDEGGRHNPFFGNYRPQFYFRTTDVTGVITLPEGKEMVMPGDTTDMTVELIQPIAMEEGLGFAIREGGRTVGAGTVTKIIK; this is encoded by the coding sequence GTGGCTAAGGCCAAATTCGAGCGCAACAAGCCTCACGTAAACATCGGAACCATTGGTCACGTTGACCACGGTAAGACCACTCTTACCGCAGCAATCTCCAAGGTTCTCGCTGACACCTACCCATCCGCAACCAACGTTCAGCGCGACTTCGCGTCGATCGACTCTGCTCCTGAAGAGCGTCAGCGCGGTATTACCATCAACATCTCGCACGTTGAGTACGAGACCCCCAAGCGTCACTACGCACACGTTGACGCACCTGGCCACGCCGACTACATCAAGAACATGATTACCGGTGCTGCTCAGATGGATGGCGCAATCCTCGTGGTTGCTGCTACCGACGGTCCTATGGCTCAGACTCGCGAGCACGTTCTGCTCGCAAAGCAGGTTGGTGTTCCTTACCTCCTCGTTGCTCTGAACAAGTCCGACATGGTTGACGACGAAGAAATCCTTGAGCTCGTTGAGCTCGAGGTTCGTGAACTCCTCTCCAGCCAGGGCTTCGATGGCGACAACGCTCCTGTTGTTCGCGTATCCGGCCTCAAGGCTCTCGAGGGTGACGCAAAGTGGACCCAGTCGATCCTGGACCTGATGGAAGCTGTTGACAGCTCCGTACCAGACCCAGTACGCGACAAGGACAAGCCATTCCTCATGCCCGTTGAGGACGTCTTCACCATCACCGGTCGTGGAACCGTTGTAACTGGTCGCGCCGAGCGCGGTACCCTCCTCATCAACTCTGAAGTTGAGATCGTTGGTATCCGTCCCACTCAGAAGACCACCGTTACCGGTATCGAGATGTTCCACAAGCAGCTCGACGAAGCATGGGCTGGCGAGAACTGTGGTCTTCTTCTTCGCGGTACCAAGCGTGAAGAGGTTGAGCGTGGACAGGTTGTTGTAAAGCCTGGTTCCGTTACTCCTCACACCAACTTCGAAGGAACTGCCTACATCCTTTCCAAGGATGAGGGTGGACGTCACAACCCATTCTTCGGAAACTACCGCCCTCAGTTCTACTTCCGTACCACTGACGTGACCGGCGTTATCACCTTGCCTGAGGGCAAGGAAATGGTTATGCCTGGTGACACCACTGACATGACCGTTGAGCTGATTCAGCCCATCGCCATGGAAGAGGGCCTCGGCTTCGCTATCCGTGAGGGTGGTCGTACCGTAGGTGCTGGTACCGTAACCAAGATCATCAAGTAA
- the fusA gene encoding elongation factor G, translated as MAQEALTDLSKVRNIGIMAHIDAGKTTTTERILFYTGVNHKIGETHDGASTMDWMAQEQERGITITSAATTCFWNKNQINIIDTPGHVDFTVEVERSLRVLDGAVAVFDGKEGVEPQSETVWRQADKYDVPRICFVNKMDKLGADFYFTVDTIVKRLGAKPLVIQLPIGFENTFEGVVDLVEMRALTWRGDAKGDVEMGAKYDIEEIPADLVDKANEYRAALIEAVAEGDDELLERYLNGDDQFTVAEIKKTIRKMVIASEIYPVLCGSAFKNRGVQPMLDAVVDYLPSPLDVAATQGHDVRDEEKVIERKPDASEPFAALAFKVAVHPFFGRLTYTRVYSGKAESGAQVLNATKDKKERIGKIFQMHANKEIPVDLMSAGHIYAVIGLKDTTTGDTLCDPANPIVLESMSFPEPVISVAIEPKTKADQEKLGTAIQKLAEEDPTFRVEQDQETGQTVISGMGELHLDILVDRMRREFNVEANVGKPQVAYRETIRRKVDKHDYTHKKQTGGSGQFAKVQISLEPLEVQGDKIYEFDNQVTGGRVPREYIPSVDAGFQASMAVGVLAGYPMVGVKGILLDGAYHDVDSSEMAFKLAGSMAFKEAARKADPVLLEPLMAVEVRTPEEYMGDVIGDLNSRRGQIQSMEDATGVKVVSALVPLSEMFGYVGDLRSKTSGRAVYSMTFDSYAEVPKAVADEIVQKNKGE; from the coding sequence GTGGCTCAAGAAGCCCTCACTGACCTAAGTAAGGTCCGCAACATCGGCATCATGGCGCACATCGATGCTGGAAAGACCACCACCACTGAGCGAATCCTGTTCTACACCGGTGTAAACCACAAGATCGGTGAAACTCACGATGGTGCGTCAACCATGGACTGGATGGCTCAGGAGCAGGAGCGTGGTATCACGATTACTTCTGCTGCAACCACCTGTTTCTGGAACAAGAACCAGATCAACATCATTGACACCCCCGGTCACGTTGACTTCACCGTGGAGGTGGAGCGTTCGCTCCGCGTTCTCGACGGTGCTGTTGCAGTGTTCGATGGTAAGGAAGGTGTTGAGCCTCAGTCTGAGACCGTATGGCGTCAGGCTGACAAGTACGACGTTCCTCGTATCTGCTTCGTCAACAAGATGGACAAGCTCGGCGCTGACTTCTACTTCACCGTAGACACCATCGTCAAGCGTCTGGGCGCTAAGCCACTTGTTATCCAGCTTCCTATCGGTTTCGAGAACACCTTCGAAGGTGTTGTTGACCTGGTAGAGATGCGTGCACTCACCTGGCGTGGAGACGCTAAGGGTGACGTGGAAATGGGTGCCAAGTACGACATCGAAGAGATCCCTGCGGACCTCGTCGACAAGGCAAACGAATACCGCGCTGCACTGATCGAAGCTGTTGCTGAAGGTGACGACGAGCTCCTCGAGCGTTACCTCAACGGTGACGACCAGTTCACTGTTGCTGAGATCAAGAAGACCATCCGCAAGATGGTTATCGCTTCGGAGATTTACCCCGTTCTCTGTGGTTCTGCTTTCAAGAACCGTGGTGTTCAGCCCATGCTTGACGCTGTTGTTGACTACCTCCCCAGCCCACTCGACGTTGCCGCAACTCAGGGCCACGACGTGCGTGATGAGGAAAAGGTCATCGAGCGTAAGCCTGATGCTTCCGAGCCTTTCGCAGCACTTGCGTTCAAGGTTGCCGTTCACCCCTTCTTCGGTCGTCTCACCTACACCCGCGTTTACTCGGGTAAGGCAGAGTCCGGTGCTCAGGTGCTCAACGCAACGAAGGACAAGAAGGAACGTATCGGCAAGATCTTCCAGATGCACGCCAACAAGGAAATCCCTGTTGACTTGATGTCTGCTGGTCACATCTACGCCGTGATCGGTCTGAAGGACACCACCACTGGTGACACCCTCTGCGATCCTGCAAACCCCATTGTTCTTGAGTCCATGAGCTTCCCCGAGCCAGTTATCTCGGTTGCTATTGAGCCCAAGACCAAGGCTGACCAGGAGAAGCTGGGTACTGCTATCCAGAAGCTTGCTGAAGAAGACCCCACCTTCCGCGTAGAGCAGGACCAGGAAACTGGTCAGACTGTGATCTCCGGTATGGGTGAGCTTCACCTCGACATCCTCGTTGACCGTATGCGTCGCGAGTTCAATGTTGAGGCCAACGTGGGTAAGCCTCAGGTTGCCTACCGCGAGACCATTCGTCGCAAGGTAGACAAGCACGACTACACCCACAAGAAGCAGACCGGTGGTTCAGGTCAGTTCGCTAAGGTTCAGATCTCACTCGAGCCTCTTGAGGTTCAGGGCGACAAGATCTACGAATTCGATAACCAGGTAACTGGTGGACGTGTTCCTCGTGAATACATTCCATCCGTTGATGCTGGTTTCCAGGCCTCCATGGCAGTCGGCGTTCTCGCTGGCTACCCCATGGTCGGCGTCAAGGGCATCCTCCTCGATGGTGCCTACCACGACGTTGACTCATCGGAAATGGCCTTCAAGCTTGCAGGCTCAATGGCCTTCAAGGAGGCGGCCCGAAAGGCTGACCCCGTTCTTCTCGAGCCACTTATGGCTGTTGAAGTTCGTACTCCCGAGGAGTACATGGGTGATGTTATCGGTGACCTCAACTCTCGCCGTGGACAAATCCAGTCCATGGAAGATGCAACGGGTGTCAAGGTCGTTAGCGCCCTTGTTCCCCTGTCGGAGATGTTCGGATACGTCGGTGATCTGCGGTCTAAGACCTCAGGTCGCGCTGTGTACTCGATGACTTTCGACAGCTACGCCGAGGTCCCGAAGGCTGTCGCCGACGAGATCGTCCAGAAAAACAAGGGCGAGTAA
- the rpsL gene encoding 30S ribosomal protein S12, producing the protein MPTINQLVRKGRTPKVTKTKAPALKSNPQQRGVCTRVYTTTPKKPNSALRKVARVKLSNGTEVTAYIPGEGHNLQEHSMVLVRGGRVKDLPGVRYKIIRGALDTQAVKNRKQARSRYGAKMEKK; encoded by the coding sequence GTGCCAACTATTAACCAGTTGGTTCGTAAGGGACGTACGCCTAAGGTCACCAAGACCAAGGCTCCAGCCCTGAAGTCGAACCCCCAGCAGCGTGGAGTATGCACCCGTGTGTACACCACCACCCCAAAGAAGCCCAACTCGGCTCTTCGTAAGGTTGCTCGTGTCAAGCTCAGCAACGGTACTGAAGTAACCGCCTACATTCCCGGTGAAGGTCACAACCTCCAGGAGCACTCGATGGTGCTCGTTCGTGGTGGTCGTGTAAAGGACCTTCCTGGTGTTCGTTACAAGATCATCCGTGGTGCACTCGACACCCAGGCCGTTAAGAACCGCAAGCAGGCTCGTAGCCGCTACGGAGCGAAGATGGAGAAGAAGTAA
- the rpsG gene encoding 30S ribosomal protein S7 — MPRKGPAPKRPVVADPVYGAPIVTQLVNKILLDGKKGLAERIVYGALEGVTAKTGADAVVTLKKALDNVRPTLEVRSRRVGGSTYQVPVEVKPHRANTLALRWLTSYAKARREKTMTERLMNEILDASNGLGAAVKRREDTHKMAESNKAFAHYRW, encoded by the coding sequence ATGCCTCGTAAAGGTCCCGCTCCTAAGCGTCCCGTTGTAGCCGATCCCGTATACGGCGCCCCCATTGTCACCCAGCTCGTCAACAAGATCCTTCTTGATGGCAAGAAGGGTCTCGCAGAGCGCATCGTTTACGGTGCACTCGAAGGTGTAACCGCGAAGACCGGTGCAGATGCAGTAGTAACTCTCAAGAAGGCACTCGACAACGTGCGCCCCACCCTTGAGGTTCGCTCTCGCCGTGTTGGTGGTTCGACCTACCAGGTCCCCGTTGAGGTTAAGCCTCACCGTGCAAACACCCTCGCACTGCGTTGGTTGACCAGCTACGCAAAGGCTCGTCGCGAAAAGACCATGACCGAGCGTCTCATGAACGAGATTCTCGATGCATCGAACGGTCTTGGCGCTGCAGTCAAGCGTCGTGAAGACACCCACAAGATGGCCGAGTCGAACAAGGCCTTCGCTCACTACCGCTGGTAG